The Henckelia pumila isolate YLH828 chromosome 2, ASM3356847v2, whole genome shotgun sequence genome includes a window with the following:
- the LOC140878853 gene encoding uncharacterized protein, translated as MANIKERLKTAQDRQKSWEDMKRRPLEFEIGEKAYVKISPIKGVIRFGKTGKLNPRYVGPFEIFDKVGTLVYRLALPPDMSRIHNVFHVSQLRKYIPDPSHVLESAPLIIEGNLNEELKYEEVPIRIVDTKDQVLRRRTIFYVKVQWSNHSKREATWELEEKMRKQYPYLFEEQINSSFEDETPNKEGGM; from the coding sequence ATGGCTAACATTAAGGAGAGGCTCAAAACTGCTCAAGATCGACAAAAGAGTTGGGAAGATATGAAGAGACGACCGTTGGAATTTGAAATAGGCGAAAAGGCTTATGTAAAAATCTCACCCATTAAAGGGGTGATCCGGTTCGGAAAAACTGGGAAGTTAAACCCAAGGTATGTCGGaccatttgaaatttttgataaaGTAGGAACATTGGTATATAGGCTGGCATTACCACCGGATATGTCAAGGATtcacaatgttttccatgtgTCTCAGTTGAGAAAGTACATTCCGGACCCAAGTCATGTCCTTGAAAGTGCACCCCTAATAATCGAAGGGAATCTAAATGAGGAACTTAAGTATGAAGAGGTTCCTATTCGAATTGTGGATACAAAGGATCAAGTACTGAGGCGACGGACCATTTTCTACGTTAAAGTGCAGTGGTCTAATCATTCTAAAAGGGAAGCCACGTGGGAACTCGAAGAGAAGATGCGGAAACAATATCCTTACCTTTTTGAAGAACAAATCAattcaagtttcgaggacgaaactccCAATAAGGAGGGTGGGATGTGA